A DNA window from Pseudomonas tohonis contains the following coding sequences:
- a CDS encoding dienelactone hydrolase family protein, translated as MPRLPLLFALLACAGIAQAEIKTQEIPYKAADGTALVGYYAYDDAIEGKRPGIVVVHEWWGLNDYAKRRARDLAELGYSALAIDMYGEGKNTEHPADALAFMQAALKDGPAAKARFLAGLDLLKQQPQTDATKLAAIGYCFGGKVVLDAARQGVPLAGVVSFHGALATATPATKGSVKAKVLVEHGGQDSMVTKADVAAFKEEMDKAEVDYRFVLQAKAKHGFTNPDADRLSHAGHGSEKGPDIGYSQVADENSWADMQGFFKDLFPR; from the coding sequence ATGCCCAGATTGCCGCTTCTTTTCGCCTTGCTGGCCTGCGCGGGTATCGCCCAGGCGGAAATCAAGACCCAGGAAATCCCCTACAAGGCCGCCGACGGCACCGCGCTGGTGGGCTACTACGCCTACGACGATGCCATCGAAGGCAAGCGCCCCGGCATCGTCGTGGTGCACGAATGGTGGGGGCTGAACGACTACGCCAAGCGCCGTGCGCGCGATCTCGCCGAACTGGGCTACAGCGCCCTGGCCATCGACATGTACGGCGAAGGCAAGAACACCGAGCACCCGGCCGATGCGCTGGCCTTCATGCAGGCCGCGCTCAAGGATGGCCCCGCCGCCAAGGCTCGCTTCCTCGCCGGGCTCGACCTGCTCAAGCAGCAGCCGCAGACCGACGCCACCAAGCTCGCCGCCATCGGCTACTGCTTCGGCGGCAAGGTGGTGCTGGACGCCGCCCGCCAGGGCGTGCCGCTCGCCGGCGTGGTGAGCTTCCACGGCGCCCTGGCCACGGCCACCCCGGCCACCAAGGGCAGCGTCAAGGCCAAGGTGCTGGTGGAGCATGGCGGCCAGGACAGCATGGTCACCAAGGCCGATGTCGCCGCCTTCAAGGAGGAGATGGACAAGGCCGAGGTCGACTACCGCTTCGTGCTCCAGGCCAAGGCCAAGCACGGCTTCACCAACCCGGATGCGGATCGCCTCAGCCACGCCGGCCACGGCAGCGAGAAGGGCCCGGACATCGGCTACAGCCAAGTGGCCGACGAAAATTCCTGGGCCGACATGCAGGGCTTCTTCAAGGACCTCTTCCCCCGCTGA
- the edd gene encoding phosphogluconate dehydratase, whose product MHPRIIEVTERLIARSRPTRERYLAMIREAAGKGPQRGKLQCANFAHGVAGCGGEDKQRLRLMDAANVAIVTAYNDMLSAHQPYEHYPERIRQALRGVGSVGQVAGGVPAMCDGVTQGEPGMELGIASREVIAMSTAVALSHNMFDAAVFLGVCDKIVPGLMMGALRFGHLPTLFIPAGPMPSGLSNKEKADVRQRYAEGKATRDELLESEMAAYHAPGTCTFYGTANTNQMLMEMMGLHLPGASFVNPGTPLRDALTEEAARQVTRLTRQAGNFTPIGELIDERVLVNSIVALHATGGSTNHTLHMPAIAQAAGIQLTWQDMADLSEVVPTLAHVYPNGKADINHFHAAGGVAFLVRELLDAGLMHEDVNTVAGRGLRRYTREPFLEDGRIAWRDGPAKSLDENILRPVSNPFSPEGGLRVMEGNLGRGVMKVSAVAAEHQVVEAPARVFHDQQALADAFAAGELERDMVAVMRFQGPRCNGMPELHKMTPFLGVLQDRGFKVALVTDGRMSGASGKIPAAIHVCPEAYDGGPLARVRDGDIIRVDGRAGTLRVLVDADAFAAREPAPIQHNAEVGCGREMFAFMRAAFSTAEQGASAFTSSLENLK is encoded by the coding sequence ATGCATCCCCGCATTATCGAAGTAACCGAACGCCTCATCGCCCGCAGCCGACCCACGCGCGAGCGCTACCTGGCGATGATCCGCGAGGCCGCCGGCAAGGGCCCGCAGCGCGGCAAGCTGCAATGCGCCAACTTCGCCCACGGCGTCGCCGGCTGTGGCGGCGAGGACAAGCAGCGCCTGCGCCTGATGGACGCCGCCAACGTCGCCATCGTGACCGCCTACAACGACATGCTCTCCGCCCACCAGCCCTACGAGCACTACCCCGAGCGCATCCGCCAGGCGCTGCGTGGAGTCGGCTCCGTCGGCCAGGTCGCCGGCGGCGTCCCCGCCATGTGCGACGGCGTCACCCAGGGCGAGCCCGGCATGGAGCTGGGCATCGCCAGCCGCGAGGTGATCGCCATGTCCACCGCCGTGGCGCTGTCCCACAACATGTTCGACGCGGCGGTGTTCCTCGGTGTCTGCGACAAGATCGTCCCCGGCCTGATGATGGGGGCGCTGCGCTTCGGCCACCTGCCCACCCTGTTCATCCCCGCCGGGCCCATGCCCTCGGGCCTGTCGAACAAGGAGAAGGCCGACGTCCGCCAGCGCTACGCCGAAGGCAAGGCCACCCGCGACGAGCTGCTGGAATCCGAGATGGCCGCCTATCACGCCCCCGGCACCTGCACCTTCTACGGCACCGCCAACACCAACCAGATGCTGATGGAGATGATGGGCCTGCACCTGCCGGGCGCCTCCTTCGTCAACCCCGGCACTCCGCTGCGCGATGCCCTCACCGAGGAGGCTGCGCGCCAGGTCACCCGGCTCACCCGGCAGGCGGGTAACTTCACGCCCATCGGCGAGCTGATCGACGAGCGTGTGCTGGTCAACTCCATCGTCGCCCTGCACGCCACCGGCGGCTCCACCAACCACACCCTGCACATGCCGGCCATCGCCCAGGCCGCCGGCATCCAGCTCACCTGGCAGGACATGGCCGATCTCTCCGAGGTGGTGCCGACCCTGGCCCACGTCTATCCGAACGGCAAGGCCGACATCAATCATTTCCACGCCGCCGGTGGCGTCGCCTTCCTGGTGCGCGAGCTGCTCGACGCCGGGCTGATGCACGAAGACGTCAACACCGTCGCCGGCCGCGGCCTGCGCCGCTACACCCGGGAACCCTTCCTCGAGGACGGCCGCATCGCCTGGCGCGACGGCCCGGCGAAGAGCCTGGACGAGAACATCCTGCGTCCCGTCTCCAACCCCTTCTCGCCGGAAGGCGGGCTGCGGGTGATGGAGGGCAACCTCGGACGCGGCGTGATGAAGGTCTCCGCCGTGGCGGCCGAACACCAGGTGGTGGAAGCCCCGGCGCGGGTCTTCCATGACCAGCAGGCCCTCGCCGACGCCTTCGCCGCCGGCGAGCTGGAGCGCGACATGGTGGCGGTGATGCGCTTCCAGGGGCCGCGCTGCAACGGCATGCCCGAGCTGCACAAGATGACCCCCTTCCTCGGCGTGCTGCAGGATCGCGGCTTCAAGGTGGCGCTGGTCACCGACGGGCGCATGTCCGGTGCCTCGGGCAAGATCCCGGCGGCCATCCACGTCTGCCCCGAGGCCTACGACGGAGGTCCACTGGCGCGCGTGCGCGACGGTGACATCATCCGCGTCGATGGCCGGGCCGGAACCCTGCGGGTGCTGGTGGATGCCGATGCGTTCGCCGCCCGCGAACCGGCGCCGATCCAGCACAACGCCGAGGTCGGTTGTGGCCGCGAGATGTTCGCCTTCATGCGGGCCGCCTTCAGCACGGCGGAGCAGGGGGCGAGCGCCTTTACATCCAGCCTGGAGAACCTGAAGTGA
- a CDS encoding glucokinase — MKLALVGDIGGTNARFALWRDERLEAVKVLATADFATPELAIQHYLAGLGLGLAPGAVAAVCLACAGPVGGEDFRFTNNHWRLNRRTFCEALSVERLLLINDFSAMALGMTRLQPGERMTICEGEAETDRPAVVIGAGTGLGVGTLLPLGEGRWAALPGEGGHVDLPIGSVREAELWRYLHERQGHVSAENILSGGGLLQLYRASCALDGIEPHLDSPAAITSAALAGDSEAKAVLEQFCVWLGRVAGNNVLTLGARGGVYVVGGVVPRFAEFFKASGFARAFASKGCMSEYFGGVPVWLVTAEYPGLEGAGVALQQALQA, encoded by the coding sequence GTGAAGTTGGCGCTGGTCGGCGATATCGGAGGCACCAACGCGCGTTTCGCCCTGTGGCGCGATGAGCGGCTGGAAGCGGTCAAGGTCCTGGCGACGGCGGATTTCGCCACACCGGAGCTGGCCATCCAGCATTACCTGGCGGGCCTCGGCCTCGGCCTGGCGCCGGGTGCCGTCGCTGCCGTCTGCCTGGCCTGCGCCGGGCCGGTGGGCGGCGAGGATTTCCGCTTCACCAACAACCACTGGCGCCTCAACCGCCGCACTTTCTGCGAAGCCCTGAGCGTCGAGCGACTGCTGCTGATCAACGACTTCTCCGCCATGGCCCTGGGCATGACCCGCCTGCAGCCCGGCGAGCGCATGACCATCTGCGAAGGCGAGGCCGAAACCGATCGCCCGGCGGTGGTCATCGGCGCCGGCACCGGCCTCGGCGTCGGCACCCTGCTGCCCTTGGGCGAGGGGCGCTGGGCCGCGTTGCCGGGCGAGGGCGGGCATGTCGACCTGCCCATCGGCAGCGTCCGCGAGGCCGAGCTGTGGCGCTACCTGCACGAGCGCCAGGGCCACGTCAGCGCCGAGAACATCCTCAGCGGCGGCGGCCTGTTGCAGCTCTACCGTGCCAGCTGCGCCCTCGACGGCATCGAGCCGCACCTGGACAGCCCGGCCGCCATCACCTCGGCGGCGCTCGCCGGCGACAGCGAGGCTAAGGCGGTGCTGGAGCAGTTCTGCGTCTGGCTCGGCCGCGTCGCCGGCAACAACGTGCTGACCCTCGGGGCCCGTGGCGGGGTCTATGTGGTCGGTGGCGTGGTGCCGCGCTTCGCCGAGTTCTTCAAGGCCAGCGGCTTCGCCCGCGCCTTTGCCAGCAAGGGCTGCATGAGCGAATACTTCGGTGGCGTGCCGGTCTGGCTGGTCACCGCCGAGTACCCGGGCCTTGAAGGCGCGGGCGTGGCGCTCCAGCAGGCCTTGCAGGCCTGA
- a CDS encoding response regulator has protein sequence MSQAGKTILLVDDDEEIRDLLQTYLSRAGFQVRTVGDGAAFRQAMGEVAADLVILDVMLPDEDGFSLCRWVREHQRLAHVPIIMLTASSDEADRVIGLELGADDYLGKPFSPRELQARIKALLRRVGFAQERGAGEAQVLAFDEWRLDMVSHRLFHIDGEEVILSGADFALLKLFLDHPQQILDRDTIANATRGREVMPLERIVDMAVSRLRQRLRDTGKAPRLIRTVRGSGYLLAAQVSPHA, from the coding sequence GTGAGCCAAGCCGGTAAAACCATCCTCCTGGTCGATGACGACGAGGAAATCCGCGACCTGCTGCAAACCTACCTGAGCCGCGCCGGCTTCCAGGTGCGCACCGTGGGCGACGGCGCCGCCTTCCGCCAGGCGATGGGCGAAGTGGCCGCCGACCTGGTGATCCTCGACGTGATGCTGCCCGACGAAGACGGCTTCAGCCTGTGCCGCTGGGTGCGCGAGCACCAGCGCCTGGCCCATGTGCCGATCATCATGCTCACCGCCAGCTCCGACGAGGCCGACAGGGTGATCGGCCTGGAGCTGGGTGCCGACGACTACCTCGGCAAGCCCTTCAGCCCTCGCGAGCTGCAGGCGCGCATCAAGGCGCTGCTGCGCCGTGTCGGCTTCGCCCAGGAGCGCGGTGCCGGCGAGGCCCAGGTGCTGGCCTTCGACGAGTGGCGCCTGGACATGGTCAGCCACCGCCTGTTCCACATCGATGGCGAGGAGGTGATCCTCTCCGGCGCCGACTTCGCCCTGCTCAAGCTGTTCCTCGACCACCCGCAGCAGATCCTCGATCGCGACACCATCGCCAACGCCACCCGTGGTCGCGAGGTGATGCCCCTGGAGCGCATCGTCGACATGGCCGTGAGTCGCCTGCGCCAGCGCCTGCGCGACACCGGCAAGGCGCCGCGGCTGATCCGCACCGTGCGCGGCTCGGGCTACCTTCTGGCAGCCCAGGTCTCGCCCCATGCCTAA
- a CDS encoding ATP-binding protein encodes MPRSLLGRMLFLTLLVVLLAQALSSVIWVSQLRASQMEGLLTSARSLAHSMAASVAYFRSLPLGYRPLVLDQLRSMGGTRFFVSLNDKPLNMQVLPATPRKEAVLEVVDDVLRERLGRQVDLSVQFVSPDDLRIFNGELKLDELPRSWAHYALSLEPLNPPVLVTQIQIAPNEWLYLASLMPEPYVGLEDQGLPAQQLWFIILTSTFLLLFIGLLVHWQSRPLKRLAAAARDMSLGADVEPLAEAGGSEVVEVSRAFNSMRERISRYLNERSQLFSAISHDLRTPITRLRLRVELLEDEALQAKFGRDLDDLELLVKGALQCVKDTDIHENIEPVDLNHLLHCLVDPYLGNGRVTLEGTARRPFPGKPLALRRCIGNLVDNALKYGQRAHLHIEDGRDAFVLHVDDEGPGVPEQRLEQVFEPHFRLSGQQQGYGLGLGIARNIAHSHGGEVSLRNLREGGLRVTLELPRVAD; translated from the coding sequence ATGCCGCGTTCGCTGCTCGGGCGCATGCTGTTCCTCACCCTGCTGGTGGTGCTCCTGGCCCAGGCGCTGTCCAGCGTCATCTGGGTCTCGCAACTGCGTGCCAGCCAGATGGAGGGCCTGCTCACCAGCGCGCGCAGCCTGGCCCACTCCATGGCCGCCAGCGTCGCCTACTTCCGCTCGCTGCCCCTGGGCTACCGGCCACTGGTGCTGGACCAGCTGCGCAGCATGGGCGGCACGCGCTTCTTCGTCTCGCTCAACGACAAGCCGCTGAACATGCAGGTGCTTCCCGCCACCCCGCGCAAGGAGGCCGTGCTGGAGGTGGTGGACGACGTCCTGCGCGAGCGCCTGGGCAGGCAGGTGGACCTCTCCGTGCAGTTCGTCAGCCCGGACGACCTGCGCATCTTCAATGGCGAGCTCAAGCTCGACGAACTGCCGCGCTCCTGGGCCCACTACGCGCTGAGCCTGGAGCCGCTGAACCCGCCGGTGCTGGTCACGCAGATCCAGATCGCCCCCAATGAGTGGCTGTACCTCGCCTCGCTGATGCCGGAGCCCTACGTCGGCCTCGAAGACCAGGGCCTGCCGGCGCAGCAGCTGTGGTTCATCATCCTCACCAGCACCTTCCTGCTGCTGTTCATCGGCCTGCTGGTGCATTGGCAGAGCCGGCCGCTCAAGCGCCTGGCCGCCGCCGCACGGGACATGTCCCTGGGTGCCGACGTGGAGCCGCTCGCCGAGGCGGGGGGCAGCGAGGTGGTGGAGGTGAGCCGTGCCTTCAACAGCATGCGCGAGCGCATCAGCCGCTACCTCAACGAGCGCAGCCAGCTGTTCAGCGCCATCTCCCACGACCTGCGCACCCCCATCACCCGCCTGCGCCTGCGCGTCGAGCTGCTGGAGGACGAAGCCCTGCAAGCCAAGTTCGGCCGCGACCTCGACGACCTGGAGCTGCTGGTCAAGGGCGCGCTGCAATGCGTGAAGGACACCGACATCCACGAGAACATCGAGCCGGTGGACCTCAACCACCTGTTGCACTGCCTGGTGGACCCCTACCTGGGCAACGGCCGCGTCACCCTCGAGGGCACCGCGCGCCGGCCCTTCCCGGGCAAGCCCCTGGCCCTGCGGCGCTGCATCGGCAACCTGGTGGACAACGCCCTGAAGTACGGCCAGCGCGCCCACCTGCACATCGAGGACGGCCGCGACGCCTTCGTGCTGCACGTGGACGACGAAGGCCCCGGCGTGCCCGAGCAGCGCCTGGAGCAGGTCTTCGAGCCGCACTTCCGTCTCTCCGGGCAGCAGCAGGGCTACGGCCTGGGCCTGGGCATCGCGCGCAACATCGCCCACAGCCACGGCGGCGAAGTGAGCCTGCGCAACCTGCGCGAAGGTGGCCTGCGGGTGACCCTGGAGCTCCCCCGCGTCGCCGATTGA
- a CDS encoding phytanoyl-CoA dioxygenase family protein, giving the protein MANLYTDGHGNHPGAGRSTTPLQAIDKRRPLRVLSEADWQHWTRKGYVIVRNAVSAAEADAVVEMLWRFQEMDPHDPTTWYRPQLREHRMTELNNTGMVEVYNHQSLWDTRQNRRVYDAFVDIWDREDLWVAIDRANLNPPNKAARAAGRKDGFIHFDVDVSRRPLPIAAQGVLSLAPQDEEVGGFQCVPGIFAEIEQWWARQPQGANPFKPDIGEHRIENISLEKGDLLIFNSLLAHGVRPNRSKDRVRLAQYISMFPADFDNEPLRQARIHTWAAQTHPLGDPFPGDPREYERRHFARAELSPHGRRLLGLEPWP; this is encoded by the coding sequence ATGGCGAACCTCTACACGGACGGGCACGGCAACCACCCTGGCGCGGGGCGTTCCACCACGCCGCTGCAGGCCATCGACAAGCGCCGCCCGCTGCGGGTGCTGAGCGAGGCCGACTGGCAGCACTGGACCCGCAAGGGCTATGTGATCGTGCGCAATGCGGTCAGTGCCGCCGAGGCCGATGCGGTGGTGGAGATGCTCTGGCGCTTCCAGGAGATGGACCCGCACGACCCGACCACCTGGTACCGCCCGCAGTTGCGCGAGCACCGCATGACCGAGCTCAACAACACCGGCATGGTCGAGGTCTACAACCACCAGAGCCTGTGGGACACCCGGCAGAACCGGCGCGTCTACGACGCCTTCGTCGACATCTGGGACCGCGAGGACCTGTGGGTGGCCATCGACCGCGCCAACCTCAACCCGCCGAACAAGGCGGCGCGCGCGGCGGGCAGGAAGGACGGCTTCATCCACTTCGACGTCGATGTGTCCCGGCGGCCCTTGCCCATCGCCGCCCAGGGCGTGTTGTCGCTGGCCCCGCAGGATGAGGAGGTCGGCGGCTTCCAGTGCGTGCCGGGGATCTTCGCGGAGATCGAGCAGTGGTGGGCACGCCAGCCCCAGGGCGCCAACCCGTTCAAGCCGGATATCGGCGAGCACCGCATCGAGAACATCAGCCTGGAGAAAGGCGACTTGCTGATCTTCAACAGCCTGCTGGCCCACGGCGTGCGCCCCAACCGCTCGAAGGACCGCGTGCGCCTGGCGCAGTACATCTCGATGTTCCCGGCGGACTTCGACAACGAACCGCTGCGCCAGGCGCGCATCCACACCTGGGCTGCGCAGACCCACCCGCTGGGCGACCCTTTCCCTGGCGATCCGAGGGAATACGAGCGCCGCCACTTCGCCCGCGCGGAGCTCAGCCCGCACGGGCGCCGGCTGCTGGGGCTGGAGCCCTGGCCCTGA
- a CDS encoding helix-turn-helix domain-containing protein, whose product MRAFLETITPDDGASWALLNRRLEEGIPFQWHHHPEYELTLTLNSLGHRYIGDDIEPYGDGDLVLVGPGVPHSWCSRERIDAGRPHVALVIWFNRDWANGLLALLPELRDLGVLLAGAERGLSFGAATRARVRPLIEAMPEAEPGRRLMLLLEVLLLLCRDPDLLHLANAPCMPASAPLADPRIQRVLDRLHQGFAAPVSIPELAGLACVSVSAFHRMFRRHTRMTAVQYVTRLRIGRACSLLISTDLAVVRIAEQVGYANLSLFNRQFLALKASTPRDFRRLHRKAANPPLARSGTEWAP is encoded by the coding sequence ATGCGCGCATTCCTCGAAACCATCACCCCCGACGACGGCGCCTCCTGGGCCCTGCTGAACCGCCGCCTGGAGGAGGGCATCCCCTTCCAATGGCACCACCACCCGGAGTACGAGCTGACCCTCACCCTCAACAGCCTGGGCCATCGCTACATCGGCGACGACATCGAGCCCTACGGGGACGGCGACCTGGTGCTGGTCGGCCCCGGCGTGCCCCACAGCTGGTGCTCCCGCGAGCGGATCGATGCCGGGCGGCCCCACGTGGCACTGGTCATCTGGTTCAACCGCGACTGGGCCAACGGCCTCCTGGCGCTGCTGCCGGAGCTGCGTGACCTTGGCGTGCTGCTGGCCGGCGCGGAGCGGGGCCTGAGCTTCGGCGCGGCGACCCGCGCCCGCGTGCGCCCGCTGATCGAGGCGATGCCTGAGGCGGAGCCGGGCCGGCGCCTGATGTTGCTGCTGGAGGTCCTGCTGCTGCTCTGCCGCGACCCTGACCTGCTGCACCTGGCCAACGCACCGTGCATGCCCGCCAGCGCCCCCCTGGCCGACCCGCGCATCCAGCGGGTGCTGGACCGGCTGCACCAGGGCTTCGCCGCGCCGGTTTCCATTCCCGAACTGGCCGGGCTCGCCTGCGTCAGCGTCTCTGCCTTCCACCGGATGTTTCGCCGCCACACGCGGATGACCGCCGTGCAGTACGTCACGCGGCTGCGCATCGGTCGCGCCTGTTCGCTGCTCATCTCCACCGACCTGGCGGTGGTGCGCATCGCCGAGCAGGTGGGCTATGCCAACCTCTCGCTGTTCAACCGGCAGTTCCTCGCGCTCAAGGCCAGTACCCCGAGGGACTTCCGCCGCCTCCACCGCAAGGCGGCGAATCCGCCCCTGGCGAGATCAGGAACGGAGTGGGCCCCGTGA
- a CDS encoding ABC transporter substrate-binding protein, with protein MNALSRLAVVVSLASLFPLSALAGEVEVLHWWTSGGEKRAAETLKELVEKKGHTWKDFAVAGGGGEAAMTVLKTRAVSGNPPSAAQIKGPDIQEWGELGLLTEMDDVAAEGKWDELLPKQVASIMKYEDHYVAVPVNVHRVNWLWINPEVFKKAGATPPTTLDEFFVAADKLKAAGFIPVAHGGQPWQDGTTFENIALSILGPEDYHKAFVELDPATLSGEKMVKVFATLQKLHGYIDANAAGRDWNSAAALVINGKAGMQIMGDWAKGEWTAAGKVAGKDYVCVPFPGTQGSFDYNIDSLTMFKLKDDANRSAQEDLARIVMGTEFQTLFSQNKGSIPVRQDVDMSGFDSCAQASMKDFKEAVGNGGLQPSMAHLMASSGYVQGAVFDVVTNFFNSPSADPKKAAQQLAAAIQAVQ; from the coding sequence ATGAATGCTCTCTCTCGCCTGGCCGTTGTCGTATCCCTCGCTTCGCTCTTCCCCCTTTCTGCACTCGCCGGTGAAGTGGAGGTCCTGCATTGGTGGACGTCCGGTGGCGAGAAGCGCGCCGCCGAAACCCTCAAGGAACTGGTCGAGAAGAAGGGCCATACCTGGAAGGACTTCGCCGTCGCCGGCGGTGGTGGCGAGGCCGCGATGACCGTGCTGAAGACCCGCGCCGTTTCCGGCAACCCGCCTTCCGCCGCGCAGATCAAGGGGCCGGACATCCAGGAGTGGGGCGAGCTCGGCCTGCTCACCGAGATGGACGACGTGGCCGCGGAGGGCAAGTGGGACGAACTGCTGCCCAAGCAGGTCGCCAGCATCATGAAATACGAGGACCACTACGTCGCCGTGCCGGTCAACGTGCACCGGGTCAACTGGCTGTGGATCAACCCCGAGGTGTTCAAGAAGGCCGGCGCCACGCCGCCCACCACCCTCGATGAATTCTTCGTCGCCGCCGACAAGCTCAAGGCCGCCGGCTTCATCCCCGTCGCCCACGGTGGCCAGCCCTGGCAGGACGGCACCACCTTCGAAAACATCGCCCTGAGCATTCTCGGCCCGGAGGACTACCACAAGGCCTTCGTCGAACTCGACCCGGCCACCCTCTCCGGCGAGAAGATGGTCAAGGTCTTCGCCACCCTGCAGAAGCTCCATGGCTACATCGACGCCAACGCCGCCGGTCGCGACTGGAACTCCGCCGCCGCGCTGGTCATCAACGGCAAGGCCGGCATGCAGATCATGGGTGACTGGGCCAAGGGCGAATGGACCGCCGCCGGCAAGGTGGCGGGCAAGGACTACGTCTGCGTGCCGTTCCCCGGCACCCAGGGCAGCTTCGACTACAACATCGACTCGCTGACCATGTTCAAGCTCAAGGACGACGCCAACCGCAGCGCCCAGGAAGACCTGGCGCGCATCGTCATGGGCACCGAGTTCCAGACCCTGTTCAGCCAGAACAAGGGCTCCATCCCGGTGCGCCAGGACGTCGACATGAGCGGCTTCGACAGCTGCGCCCAGGCTTCCATGAAGGACTTCAAGGAAGCCGTCGGCAACGGTGGGCTGCAGCCGAGCATGGCGCACCTGATGGCCTCCTCGGGCTATGTCCAGGGTGCGGTGTTCGACGTGGTCACCAACTTCTTCAACTCGCCCTCGGCGGACCCGAAGAAGGCCGCCCAGCAACTGGCGGCCGCCATCCAGGCCGTGCAGTAA
- a CDS encoding carbohydrate ABC transporter permease yields MSSTAVFAKASPLDALQRWLPKLVLAPSMLIVLVGFYGYILWTFLLSFTNSRFMPSYKWVGLQQYERLWDNDRWWVASHNLLVYGGLFITISLAIGVFLAVLLDQRIRREGFIRTVYLYPMALSMIVTGTAWKWLLNPGLGLDKLLRDWGWEGFRLDWLVDPDRVVYCLVIAAVWQSSGFVMALFLAGLRGVDQSIIRAAQVDGASLPTIYLRIVLPSLRPVFFSALMILAHIAIKSFDLVAAMTAGGPGYSSDLPAMFMYASTFTRGQMGLGAASAMLMLGAVLAIIVPYLYSELRNKRHD; encoded by the coding sequence ATGAGTTCAACCGCAGTCTTCGCCAAGGCGTCGCCACTCGATGCGCTGCAGCGCTGGCTTCCCAAGCTGGTCCTGGCGCCGAGCATGCTCATCGTGCTGGTGGGCTTCTACGGCTACATCCTCTGGACCTTCCTGCTGTCGTTCACCAACTCGCGCTTCATGCCCAGCTACAAATGGGTGGGCCTGCAGCAGTACGAGCGCCTGTGGGACAACGACCGCTGGTGGGTGGCCAGCCACAACCTGCTGGTGTACGGCGGGCTGTTCATCACCATCAGCCTGGCGATCGGCGTGTTCCTCGCCGTGCTGCTGGACCAGCGCATCCGCCGCGAAGGCTTCATCCGTACCGTCTACCTGTACCCCATGGCGCTGTCGATGATCGTCACCGGCACCGCCTGGAAGTGGCTGCTCAACCCCGGCCTGGGCCTGGACAAGCTGCTGCGCGACTGGGGCTGGGAAGGCTTCCGCCTCGACTGGCTGGTGGACCCGGACCGCGTCGTCTACTGCCTGGTGATCGCCGCCGTGTGGCAATCCTCCGGCTTCGTCATGGCGCTGTTCCTCGCCGGCCTGCGCGGGGTCGACCAGTCGATCATCCGCGCCGCCCAGGTGGACGGCGCCAGCCTGCCGACCATCTACCTGCGCATCGTCCTGCCGAGCCTGCGCCCGGTGTTCTTCAGCGCGCTGATGATCCTCGCCCACATCGCCATCAAGAGCTTCGACCTGGTGGCCGCGATGACCGCCGGCGGCCCCGGCTACTCCTCCGACCTGCCGGCGATGTTCATGTACGCCAGCACCTTCACCCGTGGGCAGATGGGCCTCGGCGCGGCCAGCGCCATGCTCATGCTCGGCGCCGTGCTGGCGATCATCGTGCCCTACCTGTATTCCGAACTGAGGAACAAGCGCCATGACTAG
- a CDS encoding carbohydrate ABC transporter permease, translating into MTSLAGKPPLSLSRLAIHATLVVACALYLVPLVVMLLTSFKTPDDIRTGNLLSLPDVFTLIGWAKAWAQVGGYFWNSVMITVPAVLISTLLGALNGYVLSMWRFRGSQLFFGALLFGCFLPFQVVLLPASFTLGKFGLANTTAGLVLVHVVYGLAFTTLFFRNFYVSIPNALVRAARLDGAGFFTIFGRILLPMSVPTVMVCLIWQFTQIWNDFLFGVVFASGDSQPITVALNNLVNTSTGAKEYNVDMAAAMIAGLPTLLVYVFAGKYFLRGLTAGAVKG; encoded by the coding sequence ATGACTAGCCTGGCCGGAAAACCCCCGCTCAGCCTCAGCCGCCTGGCCATCCACGCGACCCTGGTCGTCGCCTGCGCCCTGTACCTGGTGCCGCTGGTGGTGATGCTGCTGACCAGCTTCAAGACCCCCGACGACATCCGCACCGGTAACCTGCTGTCGCTGCCGGACGTGTTCACCCTCATCGGCTGGGCCAAGGCCTGGGCCCAGGTCGGCGGCTACTTCTGGAACTCGGTGATGATCACCGTGCCGGCGGTGCTGATCTCCACGCTGCTCGGCGCGCTCAACGGCTACGTGCTCTCCATGTGGCGCTTCCGGGGTTCGCAGCTGTTCTTCGGCGCGCTGCTGTTCGGCTGCTTCCTGCCGTTCCAGGTGGTGCTGCTGCCCGCGTCCTTCACCCTCGGCAAGTTCGGCCTGGCCAACACCACCGCCGGCCTGGTGCTGGTCCACGTGGTCTACGGCCTGGCCTTCACCACGCTGTTCTTCCGCAACTTCTACGTCAGCATCCCCAACGCCCTGGTGCGCGCGGCGCGGCTCGACGGCGCCGGGTTCTTCACCATCTTCGGGCGCATCCTGCTGCCCATGTCGGTGCCCACCGTCATGGTCTGCCTGATCTGGCAGTTCACCCAGATCTGGAACGACTTCCTCTTCGGCGTGGTGTTCGCCAGCGGCGACAGCCAGCCCATCACCGTGGCCCTGAACAACCTGGTGAACACCAGCACCGGGGCCAAGGAATACAACGTCGACATGGCCGCCGCGATGATCGCCGGCCTGCCGACCCTGCTCGTCTACGTGTTCGCCGGCAAGTACTTCCTGCGTGGCCTCACGGCCGGCGCGGTGAAGGGCTGA